In Plasmodium brasilianum strain Bolivian I chromosome 12, whole genome shotgun sequence, the genomic window tgaataattaattttagggaaattatctttttttcttttttttttttctattaattttcaatgtaaaaagaataatgttTATTAAATGTACTTTATAACGAAAAGAAATTATGCGTCCATAATAACagtggtaaaaaaaaaaaaaaaaaaaaaaaaaaaaaaaaaaattcataacaTTGCCGTTTGTGCAATACTGAAGGCACAAATGCTAATATATTTCTACTTCCTATTTTTGAGTAACCAAaacctcttttttttatcatatatatatactctgaatagtaataaataattggCTCTCTTCGGAGATGCCGTTTGTTAAAATTGGAACGATACAGAGAAGATTAGCATGGCCCCTGCGCAAGGATGACACATGACGTTCGAGAAggaatgtaatttttttttttcccttttttttttttccctttttttttttttttttttttttttttttttttttttttccttttttttcctttttttttttttccttttttccttttttttttttccttttttccttttttttttttccttttttttttttttcctttttcctttttttttttttccttttttcctttttttttttttttcctttttttttttccttttttcctttttttttttattttttgtatacttTTCCTAACCACACGTGGTATATACTCAGTTTGTATGATATCACTTCGAATTTTGCTATGCATGTACGTACGCGTGTACCATTACATACATGCGCagaattatatgcatatataaatgactactatatatatacatattaagcACAACTCGCGGGTGCTTTTACGCAAGGCCTTCTTTCTCTtgttaatttgttattttttgatCTCTCTGATGaataaatgagaaaaagGCACTTTCGAAATGATATCAACATGGCATAAATAGCAAAATAGATAAGAAGGGTACGAAGTATAAGAAAGCAAGAAACAAAGGAATTACCATTTTTTACGTGTTAAATATTGTTTATCTGTTTTGATAAAACTCAAAAATGTTGAGGCAAAGGAGACCATTTTACCTTACTACCGTACTGCTTCTTACGAGTAATATAAAGGCGTAAACCATTTCACACGCAGTACATGTGCCTgaatgtatgcatgtacatacatacatacatatatatatatatatatatatatatatagatatatataagtacctacagatacatatgtataagcactgttattttgtatgtatttttgcTCGCTACTTGTTTATGAACTGATTTCTGTACttatttttgtgtatttatacCCTCAAAACCGGGGGACTAAACAGATAAAGTGGTAAGTACTTATGAGGCTCCATTTAATtgttaacaaataaaaaaaaatcattttaagGGTAAAAGGATGAAACAGAATATTTCTCCTTAGAAAAAGATTGAATCACTTGTACATCCAGTTATCCTGTTGTTTATTCTGAAATAAATGTAGCATTATTTGGTTATCGGAAAATGTAGGCATAGatatataagaaaacatACCATTCCCCCCCCTTCCCCTCTGATatactactactgctgctATTGCGAGTACGAGTAGTACTATTGCGAGTACGAGTAGTACTATTGCGAGTTCGAGTAGTACTATTGCGAGTACGAGTAGTACTATTGCGAGTACGAGTAGTACTATTGCGAGTTCGAGTAGTACTATTGCGAGTACGAGTAGTACTATTGCGAGTACGAGTAGTACTATTGCGAGTTCGAGTACTACTATTGCTCCACTGTACTGATAGGTGTATATCCATTCAAGTGTAAAATTGTATGGCCTTATTTACGTCTGAAGGTTTGAAAAAGCCAGTACAAGCTTCAACAACCAAGCTGAGAatttgaaattatatataaaattgtatcataataaaaaaatggaaaaaaaaaaaaaaaatcttttttcgAGATTAATAAacgaaaaatgtaaaatatccTCAAAAATGTTGAATATTACCTAATAgcataaacatatgtatatatatgtacatatcgAATtgctataaaataaaatggctttttctttttttttgccttaaGCACACTATATAAGCtctatataaaaagataataatataattttatacgtaaaaattctataaacccctttttttttcataaaaatattttattgttttaaatatgtttgtactttgtatatataataaacatttataagaaaataaagaataaggaaaaaaactttttcttaataatataaaattataaaattatgtattcaacaactttttattatttttaatattactaatatGAAAATACTAATACCCCCGGCGGGATTCGAACCCGCAACCTTTGGATTAGAAGTCCAACGCGCTATCCAATTGCGCCACGAAGGCtgttttaatattaagaacttgtacaaaaaataatcaatttatttttattttttatatatacaaaataacaagcaaacatataatatatatatatatatatatatacgaattAGCAACGTTAGAACCTcaataagcatatatatacgataTAGGCACAAtggcgtatatatatgctacatttttgcaaaattatggctaacatataaaattgcttataatatatatatatatatatatttttttttttttttattaaggcGAAGAACaagtataatattaaaaagtaaaccaagtaaaatgtaaaaattttcatttctgTTTCATTTCTTTGTTGGAGTTGTGCTTCTTTTTATGTGCTAAAGCAAGGGGCAGTATCGTAATCATTGAGATATATGTTATACATAAcctatatgtattatttttagaaaaacaaaaaatattcatgttCTGTAGTATTATTCTTGGGaacaactttttttttcaaatatgaaattttattatctgCTTTATGACTACAATTATttgattaaataaattaaaaaaaatttttaaacaatttttttttttttttttatgagtaaaatgaattttaacCAATTATTCATAATGGgctttttttcaaatgaatTGTTACAATCTCTCAAATGGTACTGGTGATTAGCCAACTTACATATTTTGATttaaacaaatgaacaaagtAGCAATACTCCATATATTACAGAATTCACGTTACAGTACTCAAAAAGATGAAGTCCCAAAAGCCCAAAGCATATAAACATCAACAcccatttacattttttttatggtcTCTTTTATTAACAGTTAATAAAGAGTGAATGAAACAAACAACAggatatttttaatacttatTTTCCTACCACCATTTTTACTGCAAATAATTTAGGagtatattatgtacatgttataataataaacattatTAGACATAATTAACAGTTGtgctaaatttttttaaaaaattttagctAACTCTTAACTTATAAATCTTAACATATAAAGGATATTTGGGCGCACACTTTCTGAAATTATAGTATAAGCTATAAAACGgtatttccaaaaaaaaaaatatatatatatatatatatatatatatttttatgtacgcacatatatgcaagtacatatatgtatgcgaGTAAATTTATTCCCTAAGTGAGCGGTAAATTTGGCTTCGTTAATTTcttgttattttaaaaaaaaaaaagaaagttcagttttatcataataaaaacttGGTTTAAAAGAAgtttcaaatttttaatacatgtgtgcacataaataatattatacgcttaaaaagtaaaaaggataaaacaaaacactactaattataattatatttgttgGCACagatataagtatatgtaaataaataaacatatatatgtatatatatacatatatttctaaaCGCGTGCACATATTAATACACTTGTTGCATATCTTGagagaataatatattgatatggcttaataaaaaaataaacagaatattaaaaaaaaaaaaaaattgcaaaaaaaaaatatttagacTTTCCTCCGCTCACTCATGAATAGGCATATTTAATTAAGTTTACATCATTAAactatattacataaaattctttgttcttttacgatatatacatatatataatatacttatagtacaatacatatatagttCAATATACATACGGCacaatatacatatatatatgtatataagtataataattaaataaacaaaactATAAAAAGGTTACAGTAGACgcctaaaaaaaaaatgattatatgtattattaacTGACTAGCATGGTGTGTTATGTTACGTTATGTTATGTttgcattttcattttcgttTGTGTTGTGTGTTTGTGTGTTTGTATGattgtatgtttgtatgtttgtatgtttgtatgtttgTGTGTTTGTATGATTGTATGATTGTGTGTTTGTATGATTGTATGattgtatgtttgtatgatTGTATGATTGTATGATTGTATGATTGTATGattgtatgtttgtatgatTTTATggtgtatatgtatgaagAATTTGTGTAGCGGTTTGTTTTAGCTGTTAACTGGTGTTCTAAAATTTCGTACTGATAGTCTCTCTCAGCATTTATGAATAATACTCagtgtatttttatataatgtcaaatatatatatacgtataaacatatatgtataagcaatatattatgtatatatatatatatatatatttatatatgtacataattatataaaaacatttttatatatctacatttttatatatacgtatattatatatacgcacatttatatatatatatatatatatatttctttatttgcGAAATAAATTGTACAAATGCACACACATAAAACATACTGaaacatgcatatacatatatatatgtatatattatatatatatatatatatatatatatatgtgtatataattttttatattgtacatataatctttttaattaaaatacctgaatataataatatatataaagtttattaaaaaagtggggaaaaaaaaaaaaaggcataatatttttaatttaaaagacataaacaaaaaaaaaaaaaaggggaaaatatacataatacacatatataagtataaaacgtaaaatacatccatatacatacatatatatatatattatatatatatatatatatatatatatatatatatattatatatatgcaaaagaaaataatttgacGTTATATATGGTCAGGTAAAATAATACACAGTTAAACATATTAGTCTTGATAAAATAGAGgtctataaataaaaagagagaTAGACGAACTAAATAGGAGATCTCCGTACTATATAGGAGGGACTATAAGCtgcaaatgaaaaaattgctGCAGTTACGGAggctgaaaaaaaaaaaaataatatatatatatatatatatatatatatatatatatctataaacacatatgcatattatatatacgttaCATGTAGAATACACGGTACACTGCTTCTCGCTGTACAACAAATATGCACTTGCAAAAAATAACTGCATTATGAGCAACACCAGGGACGCAAGccatatatatgcaagtaTATACACGAATGcatgtatttacatatatttgcatatatttgtgtgtgtatgtataaattaatatatgtaatgtatatacataaatgatgTATGGCGTTACCGGAAAAGGAAACAGTTATAATCCATGAAAGGAATATAGTTCTAAATAGTTTCAGGTTTACACATGACgtatttaaaaaggaaaaaggacaCAAGGTCTTTTTCCTTACAATTACATTATTTGTATTGTTAACAGATTGGGACATATTATCCTTATTATTTAATCCTTTggcatttttattatcctcTTGTGATATTTTCATTTCAACTAAACCAAGTCCAATAACACTAGAAACAGCACAGTGAGTTGAGCTCAATGGAATACCGCaaatactaaaaaataaaacgacTAGACCTGATATTAATTCTATAGTAAAACCTCTAGATGgagtaattttaattaatttcatTCCGACAGTTTTAATAACCCTATAACCTAAAACAGACAATCCTAAAGACATAGACAAACCTCCAAACAGTAGTATATACCACTgtacttttaattttcctttaactccgttattatatgtattaaatacAGCGGCAAAAGGGCCAATGGCATTGGCTGTATCATTAGCACTTTGTGCTACTACACCCAAAATTGCACTTATAATTTGTAAGgatgaaaaaacaatttcTGTCTCTAGATcaaatttttcaataatattttgagACATATcattgttgttattgttgttgttactgctattgttgctattattattagtgcTACCATTCGGCTTATTCTTATTGTTCTGAGCCAAATCCTCTTTCATATCTATCTTCTGCACATTAATAACAGCTTGAAAATCTTTTTGTGtctccatttttttcttttccattaGCTGAACTTGGGATGCTGGTCCCTTTGGATTGGTTGCTTGAGTGTCATTTGATGCAACTGAATTTAAACTgctattatttacattacaAATGGTATTTTCTTTagcatttttttctaaatcgTTCATCATATCATCtccaaataatttttttttaaaactgtAGCTATTTAGTCTCTTGTTAtacactatatatataacgatAGAACCTACTATGGTTAATATTGACGATAATGCAAGACATATTAAAGTGGAATAAAATGGATGTGCAGCACTCCAGTCTTGAAGATAACATGGGTATGTGgtaactatatttttattatccttCTTCATTTTACATTCTATATTTAATACAATGGGATTTTgataaactaaaaaaacaCTAAATGGCAGTGtaatcaaaaatattaaaagccAGTAACATCTTTTTATGATAACAAATGAgtttctttttcttaatattaaaCGAcgcaataaaataaaagccATAGCTGAACAACTGCCAGCTAATATTGGAGCTGCAAACCATGATATAACAATGCTATgtattttttcccatttgATAGACTTATTATGACCTGCAGCTAATCCAAAACCCATTAAGGCTCCTATTATACTGTGCGTTGTCGAAACGGGTAAACCAAAACATGTTGCTATAGCTAGCCAAATGGTAGCACCCATTAGGGCACTAAACATACCTAACATTAAAAATTCTGGAGCATCGTAAAATGcttcaaaattaataatctTCGATCGAATTGAATCAGTAACTGTGCCACCTAGTAAGGAAGCTCCTAAAgcctcaaaaaaaaaggcaattATTAATGCTTTCTTTATTGTTACTGCTTTGGATCCAATAGATGTACTAAATGTGTTTGCTATATCATTTGCTCCTGTTACAAATGCCATAAAAAAACATGCTACACCGCTTGCGATGACTAACCATAACATGTCAGGATTTGTTACCATTTGATTTCGTAaactttattcttttttattaccgactctaaaaaaagggaaatgcaaaatgaaaacatataaaaaataaacagtattatgtgcaatttttttttttttttatatcaaaaattgatttgcaaaaaaggaatatataaggtgctaaaaatttttttttttttttaaatagctatgaaaaaaaatgaacaagcAATGAACAAGTAAGGcgataataatttttttttttttttttccaaaaacagtcatgaaaatatgaacaggCAAGAaagttgtatattttataaggtCTACATGTaaggtacatatatatacatgtacaaatatgcaacaaacataatacatataatattatatgtcaCTATTTAGAATTTGTGtatatgattattttttttacattatatatataattaaaaacgtCTACTCATAAACACTTATGCATATATCAACTCGTGCAAATACGtacactatttttatttgtatataattttgtttttatctttaaaatGAACTGGGTCAAGCATGGTGCAAAATATTTAAGCACTACTCTTTTACGatgttattttatactaTTCAAACTTCAATGattaacatattatatgaaaattaaacatatatacaaaatacgTACAATTGTATAtcacaataataatatatataaaaagctaatttttttttttttttttttttttttttatctatctTCAATGCATTCTATGATTTTAAACATACTTAAAGTAACAAAATGGTTTTTTGTTTTGGAGGGGGAAAGGACagatatgtattatatgaatGATACGATGATATATCTTTCAATACTTCCTTAAATTTTAATGGTCTTCAAGAGATGTTccttgtttttccttttttcccttGATTTTTTTGTCTATCCGTTTATACTACTATGCACGTTTGATTAAAAATCTTGTTTATAACTCCGTTACTTGTTTGTAAGTTTATTTGTTcttgtttatttaattataatttagtTTTAACTTCTcttattaatgtatatatatatatatatatataaacatatatacatgtataactgcaatttattttgaattaattGGTATTATATACtggtatattaatttattaaacgATTTTTTTAGCTAATATTGCGTATAGCttttagctttttttttttttttttcttggttatttatttttaaaataaatttgataTTTTAGCTAATCTTTGAGAATCTAGAAAAAAtttcaacaaaaaaattaaaaaaaaaatgtgcgTATTACGAACaaactttcttttttcatcttaaaatgtatacatatgtgtatgtatacatatatatatgtatatgtatataaataatgtgtatataattcaaaaatgaTACTTTTTAATGTAGCTCATGTGTAA contains:
- a CDS encoding sodium-dependent phosphate transporter, whose protein sequence is MVTNPDMLWLVIASGVACFFMAFVTGANDIANTFSTSIGSKAVTIKKALIIAFFFEALGASLLGGTVTDSIRSKIINFEAFYDAPEFLMLGMFSALMGATIWLAIATCFGLPVSTTHSIIGALMGFGLAAGHNKSIKWEKIHSIVISWFAAPILAGSCSAMAFILLRRLILRKRNSFVIIKRCYWLLIFLITLPFSVFLVYQNPIVLNIECKMKKDNKNIVTTYPCYLQDWSAAHPFYSTLICLALSSILTIVGSIVIYIVYNKRLNSYSFKKKLFGDDMMNDLEKNAKENTICNVNNSSLNSVASNDTQATNPKGPASQVQLMEKKKMETQKDFQAVINVQKIDMKEDLAQNNKNKPNGSTNNNSNNSSNNNNNNNDMSQNIIEKFDLETEIVFSSLQIISAILGVVAQSANDTANAIGPFAAVFNTYNNGVKGKLKVQWYILLFGGLSMSLGLSVLGYRVIKTVGMKLIKITPSRGFTIELISGLVVLFFSICGIPLSSTHCAVSSVIGLGLVEMKISQEDNKNAKGLNNKDNMSQSVNNTNNVIVRKKTLCPFSFLNTSCVNLKLFRTIFLSWIITVSFSAIFSFAAYSPSYIVRRSPI